A window of the Miscanthus floridulus cultivar M001 chromosome 14, ASM1932011v1, whole genome shotgun sequence genome harbors these coding sequences:
- the LOC136505698 gene encoding uncharacterized protein isoform X1, producing the protein MDCRRKCIPAKCTDHGREVTPTWISVIDFLWYRKYVEGAYTDLYGFDNIDEWGRPFPDLERFPSSRVDRGFSQIASKVHGLGLKFGIHLMKGISVQAVNANTPILDIKTGKPYLEDGRQWTARDIGLSQRTCAWMTHGFMSVNTDIGAGRAFLRSLYRQYADWGVDFVKVDCIFGTDYSPEEIITISELLQEIDRPIILSISPGTSVTPALAENISDHVNMYRITGDDWDNWKDVSSHFGVSSSFAAAKKIGATGLRGRSWPDLDMLPFGWLTDPSVNQGPHRKCNLTLDEQKAQMALWSMAKSPLMYGGDLRNLDDSTLNIITNPALLKINHYSRNNMEFHYVYSERTSNEEHSGHFRSHPIHLTKNDGMFVSLTACNNDAANGWYMFPQDGKPDHICRNFEILNDKNVSFCLGKTKRLLASDVIIMDNKEHRSKFHISVTNSDDTCLDASAGRRRTASEIRFPMFSACRWHAKQMWELNANGNLVSSYSGLCATVESRDEGGTSGGCAWVATGSKGEIYLAFFNLDSVSRKMTVQISDLGKVLKRTFLKEHLCSCTEVWSGKNFGPVKEEISAVVNSHGSMVFEIIC; encoded by the exons ATGGACTGTAGACGAAAATGCATACCTGCAAAATGCACAGATCATGGCAGAGAAGTTACTCCCACATGGATATCAG TTATTGATTTCCTCTGGTACCGGAAATATGTTGAGGGTGCATACACAGATTTATATGGATTTGACAACATTGATGAATGGGGTCGACCTTTTCCGGACCTTGAAAGATTTCCATCATCTAGAGTCGATAGAGGGTTCAGTCAAATTGCCAGTAAGGTTCATGGATTGGGCTTGAAATTTGGCATCCATTTGATGAAAGGGATAAGTGTGCAGGCTGTTAATGCAAACACGCCTATCTTGGACATTAAGACG GGAAAGCCGTATCTAGAGGATGGCCGTCAGTGGACAGCACGAGATATAGGTCTCAGTCAAAGAACTTGTGCATGGATGACGCATGGATTTATGAGTGTTAATACGGATATTGGAGCTGGACGGGCCTTCTTAAGATCTCTTTATCGACAGTATGCTGATTGGGGTGTTGATTTTG TAAAGGTTGATTGTATCTTCGGCACAGATTATAGCCCAGAAGAAATCATCACTATTTCAGAG CTATTGCAAGAAATTGATCGTCCGATCATCCTGTCAATCTCACCAGGAACTTCAGTTACTCCAGCATTAGCTGAGAATATTAGTGATCATGTTAACATGTATAGGATAACTGGAGATGATTGGGACAACTGGAAGGATGTGAGCTCACATTTTGGTGTGTCAAG TTCCTTCGCTGCTGCTAAGAAGATTGGTGCCACTGGGTTGCGAGGAAGATCTTGGCCAGACTTAGACATGCTTCCATTTGGATGGCTTACTGATCCAA GTGTAAATCAGGGCCCTCACAGGAAATGTAACCTTACTCTTGATGAACAGAAAGCACAG ATGGCACTTTGGTCAATGGCTAAATCACCTCTCATGTATGGAGGAGATTTAAGGAATCTTGATGATAGTACATTAAACATAATTACCAATCCTGCTTTGTTGAAGATAAACCACTATAGTAGAAATAACATGGAG TTCCATTATGTGTACAGTGAAAGGACATcaaatgaagaacattctggtcaCTTTAGGTCTCATCCTATTCACCTTACCAAGAATGATGGCATGTTTGTCAGTCTCACTGCTTGCAACAACGATGCAGCTAACGGATGGTATATGTTTCCACAAGATGGGAAACCAGATCATATTTGCAGGAACTTTGAAATACTGAATGATAAAAATGTCTCATTTTGCCTGGGAAAAACAAAACGTCTTCTTGCATC GGATGTCATTATCATGGACAACAAGGAACACCGCTCAAAGTTTCATATTTCAGTTACAAACTCTGATGACACTTGTTTGGATGCATCTGCTGGTCGAAGGCGGACTGCCTCAGAGATCAGGTTTCCTATGTTCTCTGCATGCAGGTGGCATGCAAAACAG ATGTGGGAGTTAAATGCGAATGGAAATCTTGTGAGCAGCTATTCCGGATTATGTGCCACAGTGGAATCAAGGGACGAAGGAG GTACTAGTGGAGGTTGTGCATGGGTTGCAACTGGAAGTAAAG GAGAAATCTATCTCGCGTTCTTCAACCTCGACTCCGTGAGCAGGAAGATGACCGTACAGATATCAGATCTGGGAAAGGTTCTCAAAAGAACTTTTTTGAAAGAACACCTATGTAGCTGCACTGAAGTTTGGAGCGGAAAGAATTTCGGCCCCGTGAAGGAAGAGATTTCAGCAGTGGTTAATTCGCATGGCTCCATGGTGTTCGAAATCATATGTTGA
- the LOC136506077 gene encoding E3 SUMO-protein ligase SIZ1-like, which translates to MQWPQYVELQVNGIHVRVMTRPGSQLLGINGRDDGPLVTTCSREGINKISLSRVDARTFYFGVRIVRRRTVPQPSCKA; encoded by the exons ATGCAATGGCCTCAATATGTAGAATTGCAAGTGAATG GTATTCATGTACGAGTAATGACCAGGCCCGGTTCTCAGTTACTAGGGATAAATGGACGGGATGATGGACCACTG GTAACCACATGCAGTAGAGAAGGGATCAATAAAATTAGCTTGTCAAGAGTTGATGCCCGAACCTTTTACTTTGGAGTTCGAATTGTTAGGAGGAGGACCGTTCCTCAG CCATCCTGCAAGGCCTAG
- the LOC136505698 gene encoding probable alpha-galactosidase B isoform X2: MGGATSPPPWRRHCALHFLVLLLWGTSEANEEQAMLPPRGWNSYDSFSWTVDENAYLQNAQIMAEKLLPHGYQYAVIDFLWYRKYVEGAYTDLYGFDNIDEWGRPFPDLERFPSSRVDRGFSQIASKVHGLGLKFGIHLMKGISVQAVNANTPILDIKTGKPYLEDGRQWTARDIGLSQRTCAWMTHGFMSVNTDIGAGRAFLRSLYRQYADWGVDFVKVDCIFGTDYSPEEIITISELLQEIDRPIILSISPGTSVTPALAENISDHVNMYRITGDDWDNWKDVSSHFGVSSSFAAAKKIGATGLRGRSWPDLDMLPFGWLTDPSVNQGPHRKCNLTLDEQKAQMALWSMAKSPLMYGGDLRNLDDSTLNIITNPALLKINHYSRNNMEFHYVYSERTSNEEHSGHFRSHPIHLTKNDGMFVSLTACNNDAANGWYMFPQDGKPDHICRNFEILNDKNVSFCLGKTKRLLASDVIIMDNKEHRSKFHISVTNSDDTCLDASAGRRRTASEIRFPMFSACRWHAKQMWELNANGNLVSSYSGLCATVESRDEGGTSGGCAWVATGSKGEIYLAFFNLDSVSRKMTVQISDLGKVLKRTFLKEHLCSCTEVWSGKNFGPVKEEISAVVNSHGSMVFEIIC; this comes from the exons ATGGGCGGGGCTACCTCCCCTCCGCCATGGAGGCGTCACTGCGCCCTCCACTTCCTCGTTCTCTTGCTCTG GGGTACTTCCGAGGCAAACGAAGAGCAAGCCATGTTACCTCCAAGAGGGTGGAACTCATATGATTCTTTTTCATGGACTGTAGACGAAAATGCATACCTGCAAAATGCACAGATCATGGCAGAGAAGTTACTCCCACATGGATATCAG TATGCAGTTATTGATTTCCTCTGGTACCGGAAATATGTTGAGGGTGCATACACAGATTTATATGGATTTGACAACATTGATGAATGGGGTCGACCTTTTCCGGACCTTGAAAGATTTCCATCATCTAGAGTCGATAGAGGGTTCAGTCAAATTGCCAGTAAGGTTCATGGATTGGGCTTGAAATTTGGCATCCATTTGATGAAAGGGATAAGTGTGCAGGCTGTTAATGCAAACACGCCTATCTTGGACATTAAGACG GGAAAGCCGTATCTAGAGGATGGCCGTCAGTGGACAGCACGAGATATAGGTCTCAGTCAAAGAACTTGTGCATGGATGACGCATGGATTTATGAGTGTTAATACGGATATTGGAGCTGGACGGGCCTTCTTAAGATCTCTTTATCGACAGTATGCTGATTGGGGTGTTGATTTTG TAAAGGTTGATTGTATCTTCGGCACAGATTATAGCCCAGAAGAAATCATCACTATTTCAGAG CTATTGCAAGAAATTGATCGTCCGATCATCCTGTCAATCTCACCAGGAACTTCAGTTACTCCAGCATTAGCTGAGAATATTAGTGATCATGTTAACATGTATAGGATAACTGGAGATGATTGGGACAACTGGAAGGATGTGAGCTCACATTTTGGTGTGTCAAG TTCCTTCGCTGCTGCTAAGAAGATTGGTGCCACTGGGTTGCGAGGAAGATCTTGGCCAGACTTAGACATGCTTCCATTTGGATGGCTTACTGATCCAA GTGTAAATCAGGGCCCTCACAGGAAATGTAACCTTACTCTTGATGAACAGAAAGCACAG ATGGCACTTTGGTCAATGGCTAAATCACCTCTCATGTATGGAGGAGATTTAAGGAATCTTGATGATAGTACATTAAACATAATTACCAATCCTGCTTTGTTGAAGATAAACCACTATAGTAGAAATAACATGGAG TTCCATTATGTGTACAGTGAAAGGACATcaaatgaagaacattctggtcaCTTTAGGTCTCATCCTATTCACCTTACCAAGAATGATGGCATGTTTGTCAGTCTCACTGCTTGCAACAACGATGCAGCTAACGGATGGTATATGTTTCCACAAGATGGGAAACCAGATCATATTTGCAGGAACTTTGAAATACTGAATGATAAAAATGTCTCATTTTGCCTGGGAAAAACAAAACGTCTTCTTGCATC GGATGTCATTATCATGGACAACAAGGAACACCGCTCAAAGTTTCATATTTCAGTTACAAACTCTGATGACACTTGTTTGGATGCATCTGCTGGTCGAAGGCGGACTGCCTCAGAGATCAGGTTTCCTATGTTCTCTGCATGCAGGTGGCATGCAAAACAG ATGTGGGAGTTAAATGCGAATGGAAATCTTGTGAGCAGCTATTCCGGATTATGTGCCACAGTGGAATCAAGGGACGAAGGAG GTACTAGTGGAGGTTGTGCATGGGTTGCAACTGGAAGTAAAG GAGAAATCTATCTCGCGTTCTTCAACCTCGACTCCGTGAGCAGGAAGATGACCGTACAGATATCAGATCTGGGAAAGGTTCTCAAAAGAACTTTTTTGAAAGAACACCTATGTAGCTGCACTGAAGTTTGGAGCGGAAAGAATTTCGGCCCCGTGAAGGAAGAGATTTCAGCAGTGGTTAATTCGCATGGCTCCATGGTGTTCGAAATCATATGTTGA
- the LOC136505978 gene encoding zinc finger BED domain-containing protein RICESLEEPER 2-like has protein sequence MGDPNSNDSSMVHGTETVFEDCEIFLGGNEMVDGCEAIISDKMGHDAEMILDYKMVDIHDSKVDPGGEMVPYDQTVLHCNQTVQGSEIASGNVTTGVKPPTSSKRRRKTSMVWEHFTTEDSEGCTRACCKHCNGVFAYSSGSKMSGTSHLKRHITQGHCPEIKVQEPTAGGTVNDCQGTEEKPSKRRRRTRTGYANAPFNPDRSKSYLAKMIILHDYPLQIVQQPTFISFVEGLQPSFKVVNTDAIEAEVYAVYLKERESVLKQVGNIPGRINLTVQSWTTSQTLGYVSLAGQFIDSEWKLHRRMLNFVMVPWPGCSENAVSEAISRSLPQWNMTDKLFTVTGDYDSSSHDIYSLNLREELSRKNIPMLGGQFFVVRCYAHILNAAASDVTASVQSVIYKIRESIKFIKSCVSHEEMFAHIILQLQIPSNQTLCLDIKAQWNTTYLMLLAALDYKQAFTMLEKCNDNYNQAPSAVDWEKVEFACRYLKLLYDSANSIMATEDPTANIFFHEAWTIQREISNATDHQDSISSTIAKGMNEMFDEYWKDCNVMLAIAVVLDPRFKMKIVEFSYSKIYGLMKGAKYVKLVDDAVHELYKEYIRQPLPSTPAHVEQEVTGALPNNKNSIPTDPTSTGNLLSGFDIYLSEVALSQIPKSELDQYLEEALAPRMLEFDILKWWKLNAVRYPTLSRMAQDVLAIPMSTVGRGSSVFAAGTEAKMLDDYQSSLHPETLEALFCAKDWLQHSSPAAP, from the coding sequence ATGGGTGATCCAAACAGCAATGACTCTTCCATGGTGCATGGCACTGAGACCGTGTTCGAAGATTGCGAGATTTTCCTTGGTGGCAATGAGATGGTTGATGGCTGTGAGGCGATTATCAGTGACAAGATGGGTCATGATGCCGAAATGATCCTTGATTACAAGATGGTCGACATCCATGATAGCAAGGTGGATCCTGGTGGTGAGATGGTCCCGTATGACCAAACAGTCCTCCATTGTAATCAGACGGTTCAAGGTAGTGAGATAGCTAGTGGCAATGTTACCACTGGGGTGAAACCACCAACCTCATCAAAACGCCGAAGAAAGACGTCCATGGTCTGGGAGCATTTCACTACCGAAGATTCTGAGGGATGCACACGAGCGTGCTGCAAGCATTGTAACGGAGTATTTGCATACAGTTCTGGATCAAAAATGTCTGGCACTAGCCATCTGAAGAGGCATATTACCCAGGGTCATTGCCCTGAGATTAAAGTTCAAGAACCTACAGCAGGAGGGACAGTAAATGATTGTCAGGGTACTGAGGAGAAGCCTTCTAAGAGGCGCCGCCGCACACGTACTGGTTACGCAAATGCTCCATTCAATCCGGACCGCAGTAAATCATACCTGGCGAAGATGATCATTCTGCATGACTACCCACTGCAAATTGTACAACAGCCAACCTTCATATCCTTTGTTGAGGGCCTGCAGCCTAGTTTCAAGGTGGTTAATACAGACGCAATAGAGGCAGAGGTTTATGCAGTTTATCTGAAGGAAAGAGAGAGCGTGCTGAAGCAAGTTGGAAATATTCCTGGAAGGATAAATCTCACAGTACAGTCTTGGACCACTAGCCAAACTCTTGGATATGTTTCGCTTGCAGGGCAATTCATTGATTCTGAGTGGAAGCTGCACCGAAGAATGCTCAACTTTGTGATGGTCCCTTGGCCTGGTTGTTCAGAGAATGCAGTTTCTGAAGCTATCAGCAGAAGCCTTCCTCAGTGGAACATGACTGACAAACTCTTCACCGTTACTGGAGATTATGATTCCTCCTCACATGATATCTACAGTTTGAATTTGAGAGAGGAACTCTCCAGAAAGAATATTCCGATGCTTGGGGGGCAATTTTTTGTTGTGAGGTGCTATGCCCATATACTGAATGCTGCTGCAAGTGATGTCACTGCTTCGGTTCAAAGTGTCATCTACAAAATCCGTGAAAGTATAAAGTTCATAAAATCTTGTGTTAGCCATGAGGAGATGTTTGCTCACATCATTTTGCAACTGCAAATTCCTAGTAATCAGACCCTATGTCTAGACATTAAAGCCCAGTGGAACACCACCTATCTTATGCTGCTGGCAGCTCTGGATTATAAGCAGGCATTCACCATGCTGGAGAAATGTAACGATAACTATAATCAAGCACCTTCGGCAGTGGATTGGGAGAAAGTCGAGTTTGCTTGCAGGTATTTGAAGCTGTTGTATGACTCTGCGAACAGCATTATGGCAACAGAAGATCCAACTGCCAACATATTTTTCCATGAGGCTTGGACAATTCAGAGAGAGATTTCAAATGCCACAGATCATCAAGATTCTATTTCCAGTACAATCGCAAAAGGCATGAATGAGATGTTTGACGAGTATTGGAAAGATTGCAATGTTATGCTGGCCATTGCTGTTGTGTTGGATCCCCGTTTCAAGATGAAGATTGTTGAGTTCAGTTACTCCAAAATCTATGGTCTGATGAAGGGCGCTAAGTACGTCAAGTTGGTGGATGATGCTGTACATGAGCTTTACAAAGAGTATATTAGACAGCCACTTCCGTCGACGCCAGCCCATGTTGAGCAGGAGGTCACTGGCGCTCTGCCTAACAATAAGAACAGCATTCCAACAGATCCTACTTCCACTGGCAATCTACTGTCAGGCTTCGACATCTACCTTTCAGAGGTAGCCCTTAGCCAGATCCCAAAGTCAGAGCTAGATCAGTACTTGGAAGAAGCCCTGGCCCCACGCATGCTGGAGTTTGACATTCTGAAGTGGTGGAAGCTTAATGCCGTCAGGTACCCAACACTCTCGAGGATGGCCCAAGATGTCCTTGCCATACCCATGTCCACGGTTGGTCGTGGCAGCTCTGTGTTCGCAGCTGGCACTGAAGCCAAGATGCTTGACGACTACCAGAGCTCACTGCACCCTGAAACCTTGGAGGCACTATTCTGCGCAAAAGACTGGTTACAGCATTCCTCTCCTGCTGCTCCATAG